A genome region from Macaca nemestrina isolate mMacNem1 chromosome 15, mMacNem.hap1, whole genome shotgun sequence includes the following:
- the LOC105496147 gene encoding dickkopf-like protein 1 isoform X2, which translates to MGETSSPAPTMRHLLVLLLLLSALVTPSTAASIHDADAQESSLGLTGLQSLLQGFSRLFLKDDLLQGIDSFFSAPMDFRGLPRNYYQEENQEHQLGNNTLSSHLQIDKVPRMEEKEALVSIRKAMDSFHTELHPRVAFWIMTLPRRRSHHNVLEGGRWLSEKPHHLQAVQDGLSEGTHEVFLKEGTQGSSHSWLSP; encoded by the exons ATGGGAGAAacttcctcccctgcccccacaaTGCGGCATCTGCTGgtcctgctgctgctcctctcTGCCCTGGTGACTCCctccactgcagcctctatcCACGACGCTGATGCCCAAGAGAGCTCCTTGGGTCTTACAGGCCTCCAGAGCCTACTCCAAGGCTTCAGCCGACTTTTCCTGAAAGATGACCTGCTTCAGGGCATAGACAGCTTCTTCTCTGCCCCCATGGATTTCCGGGGCCTCCCTAGGAACTACTACCAAGAGGAGAACCAGGAGCACCAGCTGGGAAACAACACCCTCTCCAGCCACCTCCAGATTGACAAG GTACCCAggatggaggagaaggaggccCTGGTGTCCATCCGGAAGGCCATGGACAGCTTCCACACGGAGCTCCATCCCCGGGTGGCCTTCTGGATCATGACGCTGCCACGGCGGAGGTCCCACCACAATGTCCTGGAGGGCGGCCGCTGGCTCAGTGAGAAGCCACACCACCTGCAGGCCGTCCAGGATGGGCTTAGTGAGGGAACCCACGAGGTCTTCCTAAAAGAGGGGACCCAGGGCTCCTCCCACTCCTGGCTGTCCCCCTGA
- the LOC105496147 gene encoding dickkopf-like protein 1 isoform X1 has protein sequence MGETSSPAPTMRHLLVLLLLLSALVTPSTAASIHDADAQESSLGLTGLQSLLQGFSRLFLKDDLLQGIDSFFSAPMDFRGLPRNYYQEENQEHQLGNNTLSSHLQIDKVTDNKTGEVLISEKVVASIQPAEGSFQGNWKVPRMEEKEALVSIRKAMDSFHTELHPRVAFWIMTLPRRRSHHNVLEGGRWLSEKPHHLQAVQDGLSEGTHEVFLKEGTQGSSHSWLSP, from the coding sequence ATGGGAGAAacttcctcccctgcccccacaaTGCGGCATCTGCTGgtcctgctgctgctcctctcTGCCCTGGTGACTCCctccactgcagcctctatcCACGACGCTGATGCCCAAGAGAGCTCCTTGGGTCTTACAGGCCTCCAGAGCCTACTCCAAGGCTTCAGCCGACTTTTCCTGAAAGATGACCTGCTTCAGGGCATAGACAGCTTCTTCTCTGCCCCCATGGATTTCCGGGGCCTCCCTAGGAACTACTACCAAGAGGAGAACCAGGAGCACCAGCTGGGAAACAACACCCTCTCCAGCCACCTCCAGATTGACAAGGTGACCGACAACAAGACGGGAGAGGTGCTGATCTCCGAGAAGGTGGTGGCATCCATCCAGCCGGCGGAGGGGAGCTTCCAAGGTAACTGGAAGGTACCCAggatggaggagaaggaggccCTGGTGTCCATCCGGAAGGCCATGGACAGCTTCCACACGGAGCTCCATCCCCGGGTGGCCTTCTGGATCATGACGCTGCCACGGCGGAGGTCCCACCACAATGTCCTGGAGGGCGGCCGCTGGCTCAGTGAGAAGCCACACCACCTGCAGGCCGTCCAGGATGGGCTTAGTGAGGGAACCCACGAGGTCTTCCTAAAAGAGGGGACCCAGGGCTCCTCCCACTCCTGGCTGTCCCCCTGA